A DNA window from Daucus carota subsp. sativus chromosome 3, DH1 v3.0, whole genome shotgun sequence contains the following coding sequences:
- the LOC108215007 gene encoding BTB/POZ domain-containing protein DOT3 isoform X2, with translation MPYPTYDLAMSESLPTTGQLSPGSDSEGNDQDQNGSSRIVLPAPRVVGITERPENKDHPCSQLPTDLLIQVQGVTFAVHKRSLISKCGYMDRVELNHSKSDLGYNMKLENFPGGSETFETILKFCYGFPVGLTPNNVAALRCAAEYLEMTEELEDGNMIYKTEAFLTFVVLSSWRDSITVLKSCESLSPWSQNIQLVRRCRDSIAQKASRENPTTGDIVTDESWWFDDVATLCIDHFMRIITAVRANGTKPETVGSCIMKYAEKCMDQEIGVRRYGSGKTELQWNISSGGMKGGTGHHKEHKLVIESLISILPDQNQGVSCKFLLWMLKMATIYLVSPALIFELEKRVGMTLENANVDDLLIPSYTIGDQGIPVYNPCFTEDYTAHNISVVQRILEHFLMHEHQQQKPVKPGISKLLDNYLAEIARDPNLSVSKFQALAETLPEYARTCDDGLYRAIDIYLKSHPKLSEHEQRRLCKVMNCEKLSLDACMHAAQNDRLPIRSVIQVLFAEQVKIRAAMQGKEQAGSGENIDQEHSWLSTTTEITNLRVELEKVKSQMAELQRDYSELQQDYNKLHSKHRSSPTWTFGWKKIRKSSFFHKKSDNEESEDAQHNSSPDNSRARFHRRKSIS, from the exons ATGCCTTATCCAACGTATGATCTCGCAATGTCTGAATCCCTTCCAACGACCGGACAGTTAAGTCCTGGAAGTGATTCTGAAGGCAATGATCAAGATCAGAACGGAAGCAGTCGTATTGTGCTTCCTGCCCCTAGAGTCGTCGGGATAACAGAGAGGCCTGAAAACAAAGATCATCCCTG TTCTCAACTCCCAACTGATCTGTTGATTCAAGTCCAAGGAGTCACCTTCGCTGTGCACAAG CGTTCACTAATTTCAAAATGCGGCTACATGGATCGAGTTGAATTGAATCATTCAAAGTCGGATTTAGGCTACAACATGAAGCTGGAAAACTTTCCCGGTGGATCTGAGACTTTTGAAaccattttgaaattttgttatgGATTCCCAGTAGGTTTAACTCCAAACAATGTAGCTGCACTCAGATGTGCAGCAGAATATCTGGAGATGACAGAAGAATTAGAAGACGGAAACATGATCTACAAGACGGAAGCCTTTCTCACATTTGTAGTCCTTTCTTCCTGGAGAGACTCCATTACTGTGTTGAAATCATGTGAATCCTTGTCTCCATGGTCTCAGAACATCCAGCTCGTCAGAAGATGCCGTGACTCTATTGCTCAAAAGGCTTCACGAGAAAATCCAACCACAGGAGACATTGTCACCGACGAGAGCTGGTGGTTTGATGATGTGGCTACCCTCTGCATTGATCATTTCATGAGGATCATAACCGCAGTTCGGGCAAACGGTACAAAACCAGAAACTGTAGGTTCATGTATCATGAAATATGCAGAGAAGTGCATGGATCAAGAGATTGGAGTACGAAGATACGGGTCTGGAAAAACAGAACTGCAGTGGAATATATCAAGCGGTGGCATGAAAGGAGGCACCGGACATCATAAAGAACACAAATTGGTTATCGAGAGCCTAATTAGCATACTGCCTGATCAGAATCAAGGTGTTTCCTGCAAGTTCTTACTGTGGATGCTGAAGATGGCGACGATCTATTTGGTATCACCAGCCCTCATATTTGAGTTAGAGAAAAGAGTCGGAATGACACTTGAAAATGCCAATGTGGATGATCTTCTGATTCCAAGTTACACAATTGGGGATCAGGGGATCCCTGTGTA CAACCCTTGCTTCACAGAGGACTACACAGCGCACAACATAAGCGTGGTGCAAAGGATTCTGGAGCATTTCTTGATGCACGAACATCAGCAGCAGAAACCAGTCAAACCGGGGATTAGTAAGCTCCTGGATAACTACCTCGCAGAGATAGCAAGAGATCCCAATCTCTCGGTTTCCAAGTTTCAGGCTCTGGCTGAGACCTTGCCAGAATATGCCCGGACTTGTGATGATGGACTTTACAGAGCTATTGACATATACCTTAAG TCTCATCCTAAGCTATCGGAGCACGAGCAAAGAAGGTTGTGCAAAGTAATGAACTGTGAGAAGCTGTCACTCGATGCTTGCATGCATGCTGCGCAAAATGATAGATTGCCTATAAGAAGTGTGATTCAG GTATTGTTCGCGGAACAAGTCAAAATCAGGGCAGCAATGCAAGGAAAGGAGCAGGCTGGAAGTGGTGAGAACATAGACCAAGAACATAGCTGGTTGTCTACCACCACAGAGATCACAAATCTCAGAGTAGAACTAGAGAAAGTAAAATCGCAAATGGCAGAGCTGCAGAGAGACTACTCTGAACTGCAGCAAGATTATAATAAGCTCCATAGCAAGCACAGGAGTTCACCAACATGGACTTTTGGATGGAAGAAGATAAGGAAGTCATCCTTTTTTCACAAAAAATCAgataatgaagaaagtgaagatGCACAGCACAATTCATCCCCTGATAACAGCCGAGCTCGCTTCCACAGAAGGAAATCGATCTCCTGA
- the LOC108215007 gene encoding BTB/POZ domain-containing protein DOT3 isoform X3: MDRVELNHSKSDLGYNMKLENFPGGSETFETILKFCYGFPVGLTPNNVAALRCAAEYLEMTEELEDGNMIYKTEAFLTFVVLSSWRDSITVLKSCESLSPWSQNIQLVRRCRDSIAQKASRENPTTGDIVTDESWWFDDVATLCIDHFMRIITAVRANGTKPETVGSCIMKYAEKCMDQEIGVRRYGSGKTELQWNISSGGMKGGTGHHKEHKLVIESLISILPDQNQGVSCKFLLWMLKMATIYLVSPALIFELEKRVGMTLENANVDDLLIPSYTIGDQGIPVYNPCFTEDYTAHNISVVQRILEHFLMHEHQQQKPVKPGISKLLDNYLAEIARDPNLSVSKFQALAETLPEYARTCDDGLYRAIDIYLKSHPKLSEHEQRRLCKVMNCEKLSLDACMHAAQNDRLPIRSVIQVLFAEQVKIRAAMQGKEQAGSGENIDQEHSWLSTTTEITNLRVELEKVKSQMAELQRDYSELQQDYNKLHSKHRSSPTWTFGWKKIRKSSFFHKKSDNEESEDAQHNSSPDNSRARFHRRKSIS, from the exons ATGGATCGAGTTGAATTGAATCATTCAAAGTCGGATTTAGGCTACAACATGAAGCTGGAAAACTTTCCCGGTGGATCTGAGACTTTTGAAaccattttgaaattttgttatgGATTCCCAGTAGGTTTAACTCCAAACAATGTAGCTGCACTCAGATGTGCAGCAGAATATCTGGAGATGACAGAAGAATTAGAAGACGGAAACATGATCTACAAGACGGAAGCCTTTCTCACATTTGTAGTCCTTTCTTCCTGGAGAGACTCCATTACTGTGTTGAAATCATGTGAATCCTTGTCTCCATGGTCTCAGAACATCCAGCTCGTCAGAAGATGCCGTGACTCTATTGCTCAAAAGGCTTCACGAGAAAATCCAACCACAGGAGACATTGTCACCGACGAGAGCTGGTGGTTTGATGATGTGGCTACCCTCTGCATTGATCATTTCATGAGGATCATAACCGCAGTTCGGGCAAACGGTACAAAACCAGAAACTGTAGGTTCATGTATCATGAAATATGCAGAGAAGTGCATGGATCAAGAGATTGGAGTACGAAGATACGGGTCTGGAAAAACAGAACTGCAGTGGAATATATCAAGCGGTGGCATGAAAGGAGGCACCGGACATCATAAAGAACACAAATTGGTTATCGAGAGCCTAATTAGCATACTGCCTGATCAGAATCAAGGTGTTTCCTGCAAGTTCTTACTGTGGATGCTGAAGATGGCGACGATCTATTTGGTATCACCAGCCCTCATATTTGAGTTAGAGAAAAGAGTCGGAATGACACTTGAAAATGCCAATGTGGATGATCTTCTGATTCCAAGTTACACAATTGGGGATCAGGGGATCCCTGTGTA CAACCCTTGCTTCACAGAGGACTACACAGCGCACAACATAAGCGTGGTGCAAAGGATTCTGGAGCATTTCTTGATGCACGAACATCAGCAGCAGAAACCAGTCAAACCGGGGATTAGTAAGCTCCTGGATAACTACCTCGCAGAGATAGCAAGAGATCCCAATCTCTCGGTTTCCAAGTTTCAGGCTCTGGCTGAGACCTTGCCAGAATATGCCCGGACTTGTGATGATGGACTTTACAGAGCTATTGACATATACCTTAAG TCTCATCCTAAGCTATCGGAGCACGAGCAAAGAAGGTTGTGCAAAGTAATGAACTGTGAGAAGCTGTCACTCGATGCTTGCATGCATGCTGCGCAAAATGATAGATTGCCTATAAGAAGTGTGATTCAG GTATTGTTCGCGGAACAAGTCAAAATCAGGGCAGCAATGCAAGGAAAGGAGCAGGCTGGAAGTGGTGAGAACATAGACCAAGAACATAGCTGGTTGTCTACCACCACAGAGATCACAAATCTCAGAGTAGAACTAGAGAAAGTAAAATCGCAAATGGCAGAGCTGCAGAGAGACTACTCTGAACTGCAGCAAGATTATAATAAGCTCCATAGCAAGCACAGGAGTTCACCAACATGGACTTTTGGATGGAAGAAGATAAGGAAGTCATCCTTTTTTCACAAAAAATCAgataatgaagaaagtgaagatGCACAGCACAATTCATCCCCTGATAACAGCCGAGCTCGCTTCCACAGAAGGAAATCGATCTCCTGA
- the LOC108215007 gene encoding BTB/POZ domain-containing protein DOT3 isoform X1 — protein MPYPTYDLAMSESLPTTGQLSPGSDSEGNDQDQNGSSRIVLPAPRVVGITERPENKDHPWYISSQLPTDLLIQVQGVTFAVHKRSLISKCGYMDRVELNHSKSDLGYNMKLENFPGGSETFETILKFCYGFPVGLTPNNVAALRCAAEYLEMTEELEDGNMIYKTEAFLTFVVLSSWRDSITVLKSCESLSPWSQNIQLVRRCRDSIAQKASRENPTTGDIVTDESWWFDDVATLCIDHFMRIITAVRANGTKPETVGSCIMKYAEKCMDQEIGVRRYGSGKTELQWNISSGGMKGGTGHHKEHKLVIESLISILPDQNQGVSCKFLLWMLKMATIYLVSPALIFELEKRVGMTLENANVDDLLIPSYTIGDQGIPVYNPCFTEDYTAHNISVVQRILEHFLMHEHQQQKPVKPGISKLLDNYLAEIARDPNLSVSKFQALAETLPEYARTCDDGLYRAIDIYLKSHPKLSEHEQRRLCKVMNCEKLSLDACMHAAQNDRLPIRSVIQVLFAEQVKIRAAMQGKEQAGSGENIDQEHSWLSTTTEITNLRVELEKVKSQMAELQRDYSELQQDYNKLHSKHRSSPTWTFGWKKIRKSSFFHKKSDNEESEDAQHNSSPDNSRARFHRRKSIS, from the exons ATGCCTTATCCAACGTATGATCTCGCAATGTCTGAATCCCTTCCAACGACCGGACAGTTAAGTCCTGGAAGTGATTCTGAAGGCAATGATCAAGATCAGAACGGAAGCAGTCGTATTGTGCTTCCTGCCCCTAGAGTCGTCGGGATAACAGAGAGGCCTGAAAACAAAGATCATCCCTG GTATATCAGTTCTCAACTCCCAACTGATCTGTTGATTCAAGTCCAAGGAGTCACCTTCGCTGTGCACAAG CGTTCACTAATTTCAAAATGCGGCTACATGGATCGAGTTGAATTGAATCATTCAAAGTCGGATTTAGGCTACAACATGAAGCTGGAAAACTTTCCCGGTGGATCTGAGACTTTTGAAaccattttgaaattttgttatgGATTCCCAGTAGGTTTAACTCCAAACAATGTAGCTGCACTCAGATGTGCAGCAGAATATCTGGAGATGACAGAAGAATTAGAAGACGGAAACATGATCTACAAGACGGAAGCCTTTCTCACATTTGTAGTCCTTTCTTCCTGGAGAGACTCCATTACTGTGTTGAAATCATGTGAATCCTTGTCTCCATGGTCTCAGAACATCCAGCTCGTCAGAAGATGCCGTGACTCTATTGCTCAAAAGGCTTCACGAGAAAATCCAACCACAGGAGACATTGTCACCGACGAGAGCTGGTGGTTTGATGATGTGGCTACCCTCTGCATTGATCATTTCATGAGGATCATAACCGCAGTTCGGGCAAACGGTACAAAACCAGAAACTGTAGGTTCATGTATCATGAAATATGCAGAGAAGTGCATGGATCAAGAGATTGGAGTACGAAGATACGGGTCTGGAAAAACAGAACTGCAGTGGAATATATCAAGCGGTGGCATGAAAGGAGGCACCGGACATCATAAAGAACACAAATTGGTTATCGAGAGCCTAATTAGCATACTGCCTGATCAGAATCAAGGTGTTTCCTGCAAGTTCTTACTGTGGATGCTGAAGATGGCGACGATCTATTTGGTATCACCAGCCCTCATATTTGAGTTAGAGAAAAGAGTCGGAATGACACTTGAAAATGCCAATGTGGATGATCTTCTGATTCCAAGTTACACAATTGGGGATCAGGGGATCCCTGTGTA CAACCCTTGCTTCACAGAGGACTACACAGCGCACAACATAAGCGTGGTGCAAAGGATTCTGGAGCATTTCTTGATGCACGAACATCAGCAGCAGAAACCAGTCAAACCGGGGATTAGTAAGCTCCTGGATAACTACCTCGCAGAGATAGCAAGAGATCCCAATCTCTCGGTTTCCAAGTTTCAGGCTCTGGCTGAGACCTTGCCAGAATATGCCCGGACTTGTGATGATGGACTTTACAGAGCTATTGACATATACCTTAAG TCTCATCCTAAGCTATCGGAGCACGAGCAAAGAAGGTTGTGCAAAGTAATGAACTGTGAGAAGCTGTCACTCGATGCTTGCATGCATGCTGCGCAAAATGATAGATTGCCTATAAGAAGTGTGATTCAG GTATTGTTCGCGGAACAAGTCAAAATCAGGGCAGCAATGCAAGGAAAGGAGCAGGCTGGAAGTGGTGAGAACATAGACCAAGAACATAGCTGGTTGTCTACCACCACAGAGATCACAAATCTCAGAGTAGAACTAGAGAAAGTAAAATCGCAAATGGCAGAGCTGCAGAGAGACTACTCTGAACTGCAGCAAGATTATAATAAGCTCCATAGCAAGCACAGGAGTTCACCAACATGGACTTTTGGATGGAAGAAGATAAGGAAGTCATCCTTTTTTCACAAAAAATCAgataatgaagaaagtgaagatGCACAGCACAATTCATCCCCTGATAACAGCCGAGCTCGCTTCCACAGAAGGAAATCGATCTCCTGA